A window from Pseudomonas sp. Tri1 encodes these proteins:
- a CDS encoding Bax inhibitor-1/YccA family protein — translation MREQDYAVNNSVQAEQLEVSRVLRNTYGLLALTLAFSGVMAYVAQQMRVGYPNVFVVLIGFYGLFFLTNKLRDSAWGLVSAFALTGFMGFLLGPILNRYLQMQGGAEVVSSAFAMTALVFGGLSAYVLISRKDMSFLGGFITAGFFVLMGAVLASFFFQISGLQLAISAGFVLFSSVCILYQTSAIIHGGERNYIMATISLYVSIYNLFVSLLQLFGLMGRDD, via the coding sequence ATGCGCGAACAGGATTACGCAGTGAACAACAGCGTGCAGGCTGAGCAGCTAGAGGTTAGCCGCGTCCTGCGCAACACTTATGGCCTGCTGGCCCTCACGCTCGCTTTCAGCGGTGTGATGGCCTACGTCGCACAACAGATGCGGGTGGGTTACCCGAACGTCTTTGTCGTGCTGATCGGTTTCTATGGTCTTTTCTTCCTCACCAACAAGCTTCGTGATTCGGCCTGGGGCCTGGTATCGGCTTTCGCCCTGACCGGTTTCATGGGCTTCCTGCTCGGCCCGATCCTCAATCGTTACCTGCAGATGCAGGGCGGCGCCGAAGTGGTCAGCTCGGCTTTTGCCATGACTGCGCTGGTGTTCGGTGGGCTGTCGGCCTACGTGCTGATCTCCCGCAAGGACATGAGCTTCCTGGGCGGCTTCATCACCGCTGGTTTCTTCGTGTTGATGGGAGCAGTGCTGGCCAGCTTCTTCTTCCAGATCAGCGGCCTGCAACTGGCGATCAGCGCGGGCTTCGTGCTGTTCTCGTCGGTCTGCATCCTGTACCAGACCAGCGCTATCATCCACGGCGGCGAGCGCAACTACATCATGGCGACCATCAGCCTGTATGTGTCGATCTACAACCTGTTTGTCAGCCTGTTGCAACTGTTCGGCCTGATGGGCCGCGACGACTGA